In Leptospira ellinghausenii, the following proteins share a genomic window:
- a CDS encoding VanW family protein → MEFRIWNRSSSVFPKKVHRSELRLFLGKLYFQWKRYLRWLCERSTFATHRIHSQTLEMDFPISIVTHHSPIYRKLKDVPMYLQENKKVNLSIAISQLNGIILAPGEVFSFWYLVGKPTKKKGYLPGMQLKNGGFVERTGGGLCQMANLIYWMTLHTPLTVKERWRHSFDIFPDSNRTLPFGSGATLSYNYIDLQIQNTTKQAFVLNLWIDKDELFGEWRTDLEIPFTYTVYESYHAFCAEPWGGYTRRNTIRRKVISKESKELIEDQLVTENIAWMMYEPLLESKGTKESNPG, encoded by the coding sequence ATGGAATTTAGAATCTGGAATCGTTCTTCATCGGTATTTCCAAAAAAAGTCCACAGAAGTGAACTCCGCTTATTTTTAGGAAAACTCTATTTTCAGTGGAAACGATATTTGCGTTGGTTATGCGAACGAAGTACGTTTGCAACCCATCGTATCCATTCGCAAACATTAGAAATGGATTTTCCGATTTCCATCGTCACTCATCATTCTCCCATTTACCGTAAACTTAAAGATGTACCTATGTACTTACAAGAGAACAAAAAAGTAAATCTCTCGATCGCCATAAGTCAGTTAAATGGAATCATATTAGCACCTGGCGAAGTGTTTTCCTTTTGGTATCTGGTCGGAAAACCTACGAAAAAAAAAGGATACCTACCTGGGATGCAATTGAAAAACGGAGGATTTGTTGAACGAACGGGTGGGGGGCTTTGCCAAATGGCAAATTTAATCTATTGGATGACACTCCACACACCATTAACCGTAAAAGAAAGATGGCGGCATAGTTTTGATATTTTTCCAGATTCCAATCGTACTCTTCCCTTTGGATCTGGTGCTACTTTATCTTATAATTACATTGATTTACAAATCCAAAACACAACAAAACAAGCATTTGTCCTAAACCTTTGGATCGACAAAGATGAATTATTTGGTGAATGGAGAACCGACTTAGAGATTCCGTTTACTTATACAGTTTACGAATCTTACCATGCATTTTGTGCAGAACCTTGGGGTGGTTATACAAGGCGAAATACCATTCGTAGGAAGGTGATTTCAAAAGAGTCAAAAGAATTGATCGAAGATCAATTGGTGACAGAAAACATCGCTTGGATGATGTATGAACCTCTTTTAGAGTCTAAAGGAACCAAAGAGTCAAATCCTGGCTAA
- a CDS encoding M15 family metallopeptidase, with the protein MRIITIFVLFNFSIVAEPKPTTLLVFREKEYRSSYQNDPNRKLINLETIPGIRLDIKYATTDNFTGQKIYKEAKAFARKPVAEALRKAQMEFLKLGYSIQIYDAYRPYRATVTFYEIIKDTRYVASPKTGSKHNKGCAIDLTLVDTKTNQELQMPTKYDSFERAAWAEAPVSDPIAKKNRDTFIQVLTQFGFRVNRTEWWHFDFLECNGFEVLDIPFEGLEN; encoded by the coding sequence ATGAGAATAATCACAATTTTTGTTCTCTTTAATTTCTCGATTGTAGCAGAACCAAAACCAACAACTCTTCTTGTATTCCGAGAGAAGGAATACAGGTCCTCATACCAAAACGATCCAAATCGAAAGTTAATCAATTTAGAAACCATACCTGGGATTCGATTGGATATCAAATATGCAACCACTGATAATTTTACTGGGCAAAAGATTTATAAAGAAGCAAAGGCTTTTGCAAGAAAACCAGTGGCCGAAGCCTTACGAAAGGCCCAAATGGAATTTTTAAAACTTGGGTATTCCATCCAAATTTATGATGCCTATAGACCCTACCGAGCAACTGTTACTTTTTATGAAATCATAAAAGATACCCGATATGTTGCCTCACCTAAAACTGGATCAAAGCATAACAAAGGTTGTGCGATAGATCTTACCTTAGTGGATACAAAGACAAATCAAGAACTCCAAATGCCAACTAAATATGATTCTTTTGAGAGAGCAGCTTGGGCAGAGGCACCTGTTTCAGATCCAATCGCCAAAAAAAATCGAGATACCTTCATCCAAGTATTAACTCAATTTGGATTTCGTGTGAACAGAACAGAGTGGTGGCATTTTGATTTTTTGGAATGTAATGGATTTGAAGTGTTGGACATTCCGTTTGAAGGATTAGAAAATTAG
- a CDS encoding WG repeat-containing protein: protein MYQKYLFITLLLMTGSLFSQSKGITSFEENGLFGFKDKKGKVIIKPQYEQAMEFSKSSVAFVVSKNKWICIDTKNNFLLESFLYDNGPDYIVESLARYVEEGKMGFHNERCQKVIEAQYDFAYPFENGYAIVCNGCELQPEGEHKRIVGGKYGIINKKGKIVLPIEYEAIGSIDAKRRTAEVKKDGKSVKAKLK from the coding sequence ATGTACCAAAAGTATTTATTCATTACGTTATTGTTGATGACTGGTTCCTTGTTTTCCCAATCCAAAGGGATCACTTCCTTTGAAGAAAACGGTTTGTTTGGTTTCAAAGACAAAAAAGGAAAAGTGATCATCAAACCTCAATACGAACAAGCCATGGAATTTTCCAAATCGAGTGTCGCCTTTGTCGTTTCGAAAAACAAATGGATTTGTATTGATACAAAAAACAATTTTTTATTGGAAAGTTTTCTCTATGACAATGGCCCTGACTACATTGTTGAATCGCTCGCACGTTATGTGGAAGAGGGAAAGATGGGTTTTCATAATGAACGTTGCCAAAAAGTCATCGAAGCTCAGTATGACTTTGCATATCCTTTCGAAAATGGATATGCGATCGTTTGTAATGGATGTGAGTTGCAACCTGAAGGGGAACACAAACGAATCGTGGGTGGAAAGTACGGAATCATAAACAAAAAAGGTAAGATAGTCCTTCCTATTGAATATGAGGCAATTGGATCGATTGATGCGAAAAGACGTACTGCGGAAGTGAAGAAGGATGGGAAATCAGTGAAGGCGAAATTGAAGTAA
- a CDS encoding PH domain-containing protein, producing MLSENTVKSQILSLISHLSNINIDILYLYTPEFKILHQFLEEDEIIQGYTISILETKQKRYSAGKWLLVLTNKRFHLLRNPAFSEPSHIPIEFDSMKSCSTKMGWFFGKIYLETNTESFAFIQVGKKDYSFFLPVLSPHLKS from the coding sequence ATGTTAAGTGAAAACACAGTCAAATCACAAATACTTTCCCTCATCTCTCACCTTTCCAACATCAATATTGATATTTTATACCTCTACACACCAGAATTCAAAATCCTCCACCAATTCTTAGAAGAAGATGAAATCATCCAAGGTTATACCATTAGCATTCTGGAAACCAAACAGAAACGTTATAGTGCAGGAAAATGGTTACTCGTTTTAACAAACAAAAGGTTTCATTTGTTACGAAACCCAGCCTTTAGTGAGCCATCTCACATTCCAATCGAATTCGATTCGATGAAAAGTTGTAGCACAAAAATGGGTTGGTTCTTTGGAAAAATCTATCTAGAAACCAACACTGAATCTTTTGCTTTCATCCAAGTGGGCAAAAAGGATTATTCCTTTTTTTTACCAGTCCTGTCACCGCATTTAAAATCATGA
- a CDS encoding MaoC/PaaZ C-terminal domain-containing protein, protein MAKIQFDKVEVGQTLPPLDIPVIEHANLVRYAGASGDFNPIHNDPDFARKAGLDGTISHGMYVMAQVGRLCTSWADQKDIAYFGVTFKAMTKLGEKLTIVGTIKKKFEKDGKKTVTVLVEAKNEAGEVKAGGDLVVNAV, encoded by the coding sequence ATGGCAAAAATTCAATTTGATAAAGTAGAAGTTGGTCAAACTCTTCCTCCACTCGATATCCCTGTGATCGAACATGCAAATTTAGTTCGTTATGCGGGAGCATCTGGAGATTTTAACCCAATCCATAATGACCCTGATTTCGCAAGAAAAGCAGGACTCGATGGAACCATCTCTCATGGAATGTATGTGATGGCACAAGTAGGCAGACTTTGTACTTCTTGGGCTGACCAAAAAGACATTGCTTACTTTGGTGTAACTTTCAAAGCCATGACGAAGTTAGGTGAAAAACTCACAATTGTGGGAACCATCAAAAAGAAATTTGAAAAAGATGGTAAAAAAACGGTAACCGTACTCGTAGAAGCAAAAAACGAAGCTGGCGAAGTGAAAGCCGGTGGAGATTTAGTCGTTAACGCAGTATAG
- a CDS encoding FAS1-like dehydratase domain-containing protein produces the protein MAITKDIVGKKLDRFDFTVERGKIKEFCLAINEKNPIYFDVEEAKKAGYSDVPAPPTFPTVIMFWGYPKIWNDMAELGIDLSKILHLKEEYTYHKILYPGKVYAQSEISDVKVGRAEIVTFKTTIYDEKDDPILSAEMAIFIRKD, from the coding sequence ATGGCAATAACAAAAGATATAGTTGGAAAAAAACTAGATCGTTTTGATTTCACAGTGGAACGAGGAAAAATTAAAGAATTTTGCCTCGCCATCAACGAAAAAAACCCAATCTATTTTGACGTAGAAGAAGCAAAAAAAGCAGGATACTCAGATGTTCCTGCTCCACCAACTTTCCCTACTGTCATCATGTTTTGGGGTTACCCAAAGATTTGGAACGATATGGCAGAACTCGGTATCGACCTTTCCAAAATCCTTCACTTGAAAGAAGAATATACGTACCACAAAATCCTTTATCCGGGCAAAGTGTACGCACAATCTGAAATCTCCGACGTAAAAGTTGGAAGAGCAGAAATTGTAACTTTCAAAACAACAATCTATGATGAAAAAGATGATCCTATCCTTTCAGCAGAGATGGCGATTTTCATTCGTAAGGATTAA
- a CDS encoding alpha/beta hydrolase, with translation MSNWEQAYSRVESTFLNKDGGKIYYQIYRPKSGVKRVLVVHHGIGEHGGRYNFLLEAMAERNYAIYLIDCRGHGKSDGRRGVITHFSDFFADLKQLIDIAKQNEGVSKVTLLGHSMGAAVTFLYTATDNYQNDLDAYICSALPIKVKTDLVMDIKKAAGGFLAKALPTLTIPTGLNVNLISRDKTIVDAYVKDPLVHGNVCTYLGDYLLNCYTLALESAEKIKVPIYMFHGKQDQIALPEGTVDAFERVASKDKTMRLFDDLYHETMNELPKDRAIVLKELVAWIDKH, from the coding sequence ATGAGTAATTGGGAACAAGCCTACTCCCGCGTGGAGTCTACCTTTCTAAACAAAGATGGTGGTAAAATTTATTACCAGATCTACCGACCTAAGTCAGGAGTCAAACGTGTGCTCGTTGTCCACCATGGGATTGGGGAACACGGCGGACGTTACAATTTTTTGTTAGAAGCAATGGCGGAACGTAATTATGCCATCTACCTAATCGACTGCCGAGGCCATGGTAAATCTGATGGTCGCCGAGGTGTCATCACCCATTTTTCTGATTTTTTTGCAGACTTAAAACAACTCATTGACATCGCAAAACAAAACGAAGGTGTAAGTAAAGTTACTTTACTTGGACACTCCATGGGTGCTGCTGTTACTTTTCTTTATACAGCTACTGACAATTACCAAAATGATTTGGATGCTTACATTTGTAGTGCCCTTCCTATCAAAGTCAAAACGGATCTTGTGATGGACATTAAGAAAGCAGCTGGTGGTTTTTTAGCAAAAGCATTACCAACACTCACCATCCCAACAGGACTCAATGTAAACCTCATATCACGAGATAAAACAATTGTAGATGCTTATGTCAAAGACCCACTCGTACATGGAAATGTTTGTACGTATCTCGGTGATTACCTTCTCAACTGTTACACACTTGCATTGGAATCTGCTGAGAAAATAAAAGTTCCTATCTATATGTTCCATGGAAAACAAGATCAAATTGCTCTTCCAGAAGGAACTGTGGATGCATTTGAACGTGTAGCTTCAAAAGACAAAACCATGAGACTTTTTGATGATTTATACCATGAAACCATGAACGAACTTCCTAAAGACAGGGCAATCGTCTTAAAAGAGTTAGTTGCATGGATCGACAAACACTAA
- a CDS encoding sulfatase produces the protein MRKILTFAPILCFCLIQCLNKSESRFPVDLVLELKNAKSKFKIGTDNRIYHWKKNPGRQSGLPLSRKWENTQITFNTNKEFFLNHSLDAIYFPPGQEYQFTLPKGTYKFTSLVGLLGEKEFQPSVSGKLKLYTQSQILEEWDFSGTTKEQWNKKETVVTLEGDLRLVWESKDSDLYIGEPLLYPSEWLDKLVPTQKPKSVILIVIDSARKDFIGAYGFRHSVTPIIDQMAKESVFFENPFANGNWTKPSMMSFFHSEYSSNLGLGNSWFSTKPYQRKVYYGKKRDNLAKTFREAGYYSKTIMNNVFFLDYTTVGLDLGFHNSYQVGMDIVDTEVLTNHAIEFVTEKKDIPYFLHFNLNTPHASYSPPPEDMKFVRSIIPDSEFYRYESPVQRYLGEMHYTDREIGRLITKLKELGTYDETMIIVTGDHGELFSPEHDYSYHFIMQTRFGHGETHYDEEINVPYFIKLPKSIVDNIGKNTQIRIPGQSSLLSLAPTILGFLDLLPKNSTYQGVDYASCIRNSTPCPKETYIYTEGRMSESVRTDQYKYIRRYPGFTTVRRTSTGEPHTMAEELYDLKQDPKELRNLSLETEGEILLQQARADFRNENFLKRNGLRIWIPPCEETVCRDTMSMSVQGSVYDWIAPPTVQIASGSAKTISVTKESKDLKIPNGSKESKQHLPEEIILRTVNPELGAFFQFTRNGKTIPVRFGKYGLEFQKSMTHIEDLILSERQPDGLYASPLPWVYNDGAFSGSGESEVQKEMGKEVKKILETWGYIHE, from the coding sequence ATGCGAAAGATCCTAACCTTCGCCCCCATCCTTTGTTTTTGTCTCATTCAGTGTTTGAACAAATCGGAATCCCGTTTCCCAGTGGATTTGGTTTTGGAATTAAAAAATGCTAAGTCCAAATTCAAAATCGGAACAGACAATCGCATCTACCATTGGAAAAAAAATCCAGGTAGGCAAAGTGGTCTTCCCCTTTCTCGAAAATGGGAAAATACCCAGATCACCTTCAATACAAACAAAGAGTTTTTTTTAAACCATTCCCTTGATGCGATTTATTTCCCACCGGGCCAAGAATACCAATTTACCCTTCCAAAAGGCACATACAAATTTACATCACTTGTTGGTTTGTTAGGCGAAAAAGAGTTCCAACCTTCTGTCTCCGGAAAATTGAAATTATATACCCAGTCCCAAATCCTCGAAGAATGGGATTTCTCTGGAACCACTAAAGAACAATGGAATAAAAAGGAAACGGTAGTTACACTCGAAGGTGATTTACGCCTCGTTTGGGAGAGTAAAGATAGTGATTTGTATATCGGCGAACCTTTGTTATATCCAAGTGAATGGTTAGATAAATTGGTTCCTACTCAAAAACCTAAGTCGGTAATCCTCATAGTCATTGATTCTGCAAGGAAGGATTTTATTGGAGCTTACGGTTTTCGCCATTCAGTAACTCCTATCATTGATCAGATGGCAAAAGAATCAGTGTTTTTTGAAAATCCTTTTGCCAATGGAAATTGGACCAAACCTTCCATGATGTCTTTTTTCCATTCTGAATATTCGTCTAATCTTGGTTTGGGGAATTCTTGGTTTTCGACAAAACCATACCAACGAAAAGTATATTATGGCAAAAAAAGGGATAATTTAGCCAAAACCTTTCGGGAGGCCGGTTATTATTCCAAAACCATTATGAATAATGTTTTCTTTTTGGATTATACGACTGTGGGTTTGGATTTGGGGTTTCACAATTCCTACCAAGTAGGGATGGACATTGTGGATACGGAAGTACTCACAAACCATGCGATTGAGTTTGTGACAGAAAAAAAAGACATTCCTTATTTTTTGCATTTTAATTTGAACACACCTCATGCTTCTTATTCACCTCCCCCAGAAGATATGAAGTTTGTCAGAAGTATCATTCCTGATTCGGAATTTTATCGATATGAATCTCCCGTGCAACGTTACTTAGGTGAGATGCATTATACGGACAGAGAAATTGGCAGGTTAATAACAAAATTGAAAGAACTTGGAACCTATGATGAGACCATGATCATTGTGACAGGGGACCACGGGGAACTTTTTAGTCCTGAACATGATTATAGTTACCACTTCATTATGCAAACAAGGTTTGGTCATGGGGAAACTCATTATGACGAAGAAATCAATGTGCCTTATTTTATCAAACTTCCAAAGTCCATTGTGGATAACATTGGAAAGAACACACAAATTCGAATTCCTGGACAGTCTTCTTTGTTATCACTAGCACCTACCATTTTAGGTTTTTTGGATTTATTACCTAAAAATTCGACTTACCAAGGTGTTGATTATGCATCTTGCATTCGAAACTCGACTCCTTGTCCCAAGGAAACCTATATTTATACAGAAGGACGAATGTCAGAATCTGTTAGAACGGATCAGTATAAATACATTCGTAGGTATCCTGGTTTCACGACTGTTAGGCGAACTTCCACAGGTGAACCTCATACCATGGCAGAAGAACTTTACGACTTAAAACAAGATCCTAAGGAGTTACGAAACTTAAGTCTTGAGACAGAAGGGGAAATTCTTCTACAACAAGCAAGAGCGGACTTCCGTAATGAAAATTTTCTCAAACGAAATGGACTTCGGATTTGGATCCCTCCTTGTGAGGAAACAGTCTGTCGTGATACTATGTCCATGAGTGTGCAAGGTTCTGTGTATGATTGGATTGCTCCTCCGACTGTCCAAATCGCTTCTGGTTCTGCAAAAACGATTTCCGTAACAAAAGAATCGAAGGATCTAAAGATTCCCAATGGTTCCAAGGAATCAAAACAGCATTTGCCTGAGGAAATCATTCTGAGGACAGTGAACCCAGAACTCGGTGCCTTCTTCCAATTCACACGGAATGGAAAAACGATCCCTGTTCGTTTTGGAAAGTATGGTTTGGAATTCCAAAAGTCAATGACTCACATCGAAGACTTGATCCTATCGGAACGACAACCTGATGGTTTGTACGCATCACCACTTCCATGGGTTTACAACGATGGTGCTTTCAGTGGGTCAGGTGAGTCGGAAGTACAAAAAGAGATGGGAAAGGAAGTGAAAAAAATATTAGAAACCTGGGGATACATTCACGAATAA